A genomic segment from Nitrospirota bacterium encodes:
- a CDS encoding PEP/pyruvate-binding domain-containing protein, with protein MGTFSEMVRSIFRKLEGRPGGFAKRLDLKEAFRLYKEVLESNNRALMVITDMGEKLGGDFIFDINYVRKAYADLSADIRGSIERFDLLTGGRHDAAGAFNRVDSLIRAMVYGTAPASGKLVVFYDDISWDMVRDVGGKNYHLSELRNMLGLKVPEAFALTGAAYDAYMEHNGIRQMLTAGDAADTEGGLETIREAVAAGEFPPGLDRAIGEAVATVARRAGGGGSLAVRSSAEEEDGDLSFAGQFMTVLNVPLEKEAVKEAYRKVVASLFAPGALQYQKQHGYAAGSLRMPVGCVLMVDARSSGVLYTADPVGGREESLLINAAWGLGSTVVDGRTDADLFIVGKKPALHLEEARIGEKQLMAVAAEGGGTKEVETPPEMRSKPSLSEEDALELASIALEIERYYKRPQDVEWARGADGGMSILQSRPLVAAAAPAGPAPGRDELKEALARYPVLMSNRGRVVQKGVAGGKVFVVKNAADLDHFPRGAVLVAKHDSPQYVRVMPYAAAIITDTGAPTSHMASICREFRVPAVVNAGVATQSLAHGQEITLSAEEDGSATVYAGLAEELLQVQAANSRSMEDLYEFRRKRYLMRYISPLNLINPLVDEFTAEKCRTMHDILRFIHEKAVQALVDASVHAEGHAAFKRLDLPIPAGIHVIDIGGGLVEGKGEKVSVEEVTSLPLRAIVKGMMHPGAWHTEPVSLGMRDFLSSMVRMQEPAQEQAGFAGNNIAVVSREYMNLTLRFGYHFNLVDCFCSERAGNNHVYFRFVGGATDITKRSRRIRLIEEILREYGFISTTKGDLIIARLSHVGRDEILDILEKSGRLIAFTRQLDAVLDSDSDVERFKRNFLEDKYELAD; from the coding sequence ATGGGAACTTTCTCCGAAATGGTCAGGTCGATATTCCGGAAGCTCGAAGGTCGCCCGGGGGGCTTCGCGAAACGGCTCGACCTGAAAGAGGCCTTCAGGCTTTACAAGGAGGTGCTCGAAAGCAACAACCGCGCCCTCATGGTCATAACCGACATGGGGGAAAAGCTGGGCGGCGATTTCATTTTCGACATAAATTATGTCAGGAAGGCGTATGCGGACCTGTCGGCCGATATCCGTGGTTCGATCGAGCGCTTCGACCTGCTGACGGGGGGCAGACATGACGCCGCGGGCGCCTTCAACCGCGTCGATTCCCTTATCAGGGCGATGGTTTACGGGACGGCCCCCGCCTCGGGAAAGCTGGTCGTCTTCTACGACGACATCTCGTGGGACATGGTCCGCGATGTCGGGGGCAAGAACTACCACCTTTCGGAACTCCGGAACATGCTCGGGCTGAAGGTGCCGGAGGCCTTCGCCCTGACGGGCGCGGCCTACGACGCCTACATGGAGCACAACGGCATCCGGCAGATGCTGACCGCCGGCGACGCTGCGGATACGGAGGGCGGGCTCGAAACAATAAGAGAGGCGGTGGCCGCCGGGGAGTTTCCGCCCGGGCTCGACAGGGCGATAGGGGAGGCCGTTGCGACGGTCGCCCGGCGCGCGGGCGGCGGGGGCAGCCTCGCGGTGAGGAGCAGCGCGGAGGAGGAGGACGGAGACCTTTCCTTTGCGGGACAGTTCATGACGGTCCTCAATGTGCCTCTGGAGAAGGAGGCCGTCAAGGAAGCGTACAGAAAAGTCGTCGCAAGTCTGTTTGCACCGGGTGCGCTGCAATATCAAAAGCAGCACGGCTACGCCGCCGGGAGCCTCAGGATGCCGGTGGGCTGCGTTCTGATGGTCGACGCCCGGTCAAGCGGCGTCCTTTATACGGCGGACCCCGTGGGCGGCCGCGAGGAGAGCCTCCTCATTAACGCCGCCTGGGGGTTGGGCAGCACCGTCGTGGACGGGAGGACGGACGCCGACCTTTTCATCGTGGGCAAGAAACCGGCGCTGCACCTGGAGGAAGCCAGGATAGGGGAAAAGCAACTCATGGCGGTGGCGGCGGAGGGAGGCGGGACCAAGGAGGTCGAAACCCCGCCGGAGATGCGCTCAAAGCCCAGCCTCAGCGAGGAAGACGCCCTTGAGCTCGCCTCCATCGCCTTGGAGATAGAGCGCTACTATAAGAGGCCCCAGGACGTGGAATGGGCAAGAGGCGCCGATGGCGGCATGAGCATCCTTCAGTCCAGACCGCTCGTGGCGGCGGCAGCCCCCGCGGGCCCTGCCCCGGGCCGGGACGAGCTCAAGGAGGCTCTTGCCAGGTATCCCGTCCTGATGTCCAATCGGGGCCGGGTGGTCCAGAAAGGTGTGGCCGGCGGCAAGGTGTTCGTCGTGAAAAACGCCGCCGACCTGGACCATTTTCCGAGAGGGGCGGTCCTGGTCGCAAAACACGATTCTCCCCAGTACGTCCGCGTCATGCCCTACGCGGCCGCCATCATAACCGACACCGGAGCGCCTACAAGCCACATGGCCTCGATTTGCAGAGAGTTCAGAGTGCCGGCCGTCGTAAACGCCGGGGTTGCAACGCAGAGCCTCGCGCACGGGCAGGAAATCACCCTGAGCGCGGAGGAGGACGGCAGCGCGACGGTCTATGCGGGGCTTGCCGAAGAATTGCTCCAGGTACAGGCCGCGAATTCGAGGAGCATGGAGGACCTCTATGAGTTCAGGCGCAAGAGATACCTGATGCGATACATTTCCCCGCTGAACCTGATCAACCCCCTAGTGGACGAGTTCACCGCCGAGAAGTGCAGGACCATGCATGACATCCTGAGGTTCATACACGAAAAAGCCGTGCAGGCCCTGGTGGACGCCTCCGTGCACGCCGAAGGGCATGCCGCCTTCAAGAGGCTCGACCTTCCCATTCCGGCCGGCATCCATGTAATCGATATCGGCGGGGGCCTCGTGGAGGGAAAGGGCGAGAAGGTATCCGTGGAGGAGGTTACGTCGCTGCCTCTCCGGGCTATCGTCAAGGGCATGATGCACCCCGGGGCCTGGCACACGGAGCCCGTCTCGCTGGGCATGAGGGACTTCCTCTCAAGCATGGTGCGCATGCAGGAACCGGCCCAGGAGCAGGCCGGCTTTGCCGGAAACAACATCGCCGTCGTCTCGAGGGAGTACATGAACCTTACCCTGCGGTTCGGCTATCATTTCAACCTGGTGGACTGTTTCTGCAGCGAGAGGGCGGGCAACAACCATGTATATTTCCGCTTTGTGGGCGGCGCCACCGACATCACCAAGCGGTCGCGGAGAATACGGCTCATAGAGGAGATACTCAGGGAATACGGTTTCATCTCGACGACAAAGGGCGACCTCATAATAGCGCGGCTCTCTCACGTCGGCAGGGACGAGATTCTGGATATCCTGGAGAAGTCCGGGAGGCTGATCGCCTTCACCAGGCAGCTCGATGCGGTGCTCGACAGCGACAGCGACGTGGAGAGGTTCAAGCGCAATTTTCTCGAGGACAAGTACGAGCTGGCAGACTAG
- a CDS encoding response regulator, with product MSYRIMIIDDEKIVGDMAKLSLEQEGYEVETFLSGAPALQRLREQKFDVVVTDLKMKGIDGLEVLRTVKELSPETKVIMITAFANLNVAIEAIKADVNDFFPKPVKIKELKESIKKALQK from the coding sequence ATGAGTTACAGAATCATGATTATCGACGACGAGAAGATAGTCGGGGACATGGCGAAACTCTCCCTTGAGCAGGAGGGCTACGAGGTGGAGACCTTCCTCAGCGGTGCGCCGGCCCTCCAGAGGCTCAGGGAGCAGAAGTTCGACGTGGTGGTCACGGACCTCAAGATGAAGGGCATAGACGGGCTGGAGGTGCTCAGGACCGTCAAGGAGCTCAGCCCGGAGACGAAGGTCATAATGATTACGGCCTTCGCCAACCTGAACGTCGCCATAGAGGCTATCAAGGCGGACGTGAACGATTTCTTCCCGAAGCCCGTGAAAATCAAGGAGCTGAAGGAGTCCATAAAGAAGGCCCTTCAGAAGTAG
- a CDS encoding ATP-binding protein, with the protein MKIKRKIIFSNVFNIALIALIGALAVQYLNTVNTKLRFVEIADDLNVSFLEMRLSEKNYFLYEDPNALADLESNIMETMKALRSVKGDIVRAIGESQFDELRGHLVNYAREVERVKGFASTSDASAKAVRAKGHELEAFADRITHLERGHINEIILKSKRILYYLFLGILLSALVVSRSVSRKILEPIREIEALTKSISAGTFTKIDMVPPKDELGSVIGAINTMSEKLKTREEEIIQSKKLASMGILVAGVAHELNNPLNNISMIAQAYSEVYKNLSDEERMELMGRVEAETERIRDIVRNLLDFSKPKAPNLKKSGINDVLRHTLKLVQNMLDISNINTRIVYGKRLPEVCVDEDQIQQVLVNLIINAIQSMSSGGDLSITTRQGEAGRTVEIEIRDTGKGVPPEFLSHIFDPFFTTKEQGGTGLGLWVSYGIIKNHNGNIKVESTVGQGTVFTVELPIYENEGV; encoded by the coding sequence ATGAAGATAAAACGCAAGATAATATTCTCCAACGTCTTCAACATCGCGCTCATCGCCCTCATAGGGGCTCTCGCGGTCCAGTACCTCAATACCGTGAACACGAAGCTGCGGTTCGTCGAGATAGCCGACGACCTGAACGTCTCGTTCCTGGAGATGAGGCTTTCGGAAAAGAACTATTTCCTCTACGAGGACCCGAACGCCCTCGCCGACCTGGAAAGCAACATAATGGAGACGATGAAGGCCCTGCGGTCCGTGAAAGGCGACATAGTCCGCGCCATCGGGGAAAGCCAGTTCGACGAGCTCCGAGGGCACCTCGTAAACTACGCGCGCGAGGTCGAGAGAGTCAAGGGGTTCGCGTCGACGAGCGACGCGAGCGCCAAGGCCGTACGGGCCAAAGGCCACGAGCTTGAGGCCTTCGCTGACAGGATAACGCACCTGGAGAGGGGACACATCAACGAGATAATCCTCAAGTCAAAGAGGATACTCTATTACCTCTTTCTCGGCATCCTTCTTTCGGCCCTCGTGGTGAGCCGCTCGGTGTCCAGGAAAATCCTGGAGCCCATACGGGAGATCGAGGCCCTGACGAAATCCATCTCGGCCGGTACGTTCACGAAAATCGACATGGTCCCGCCGAAGGACGAGCTCGGTTCCGTCATAGGCGCCATCAACACCATGTCGGAGAAGCTCAAGACGCGCGAGGAGGAGATAATACAGTCGAAGAAACTGGCTTCCATGGGCATCCTGGTCGCGGGAGTGGCTCACGAGCTGAACAACCCCCTGAACAACATCTCGATGATAGCGCAGGCATATTCCGAGGTTTACAAGAATCTGAGCGACGAGGAGAGAATGGAGCTCATGGGGCGCGTGGAGGCCGAGACCGAAAGGATACGGGACATCGTGAGGAACCTGCTCGATTTCTCCAAGCCCAAGGCGCCCAACCTGAAGAAATCCGGGATAAACGACGTCCTGAGGCATACGCTCAAGCTCGTCCAGAACATGCTGGACATTTCGAATATAAATACGAGGATCGTATACGGGAAGCGTCTTCCCGAGGTCTGCGTCGATGAGGACCAGATACAGCAGGTCCTGGTAAATCTGATAATAAACGCCATACAGTCCATGTCCTCGGGCGGCGACCTGTCCATCACGACGAGGCAGGGCGAGGCCGGCAGGACCGTGGAAATCGAGATAAGGGACACCGGCAAGGGCGTACCGCCCGAATTTCTCTCCCACATATTCGACCCTTTCTTCACCACGAAGGAGCAGGGCGGCACGGGGCTGGGTCTGTGGGTGAGCTACGGGATAATCAAGAACCACAACGGCAACATAAAGGTCGAGAGCACCGTCGGACAGGGCACCGTGTTCACCGTCGAACTGCCGATTTATGAGAACGAAGGAGTGTGA
- a CDS encoding type II secretion protein, which yields MMTSDRSLRTYGPLLRKGVLTEGELVCALDSAMARGLEPERVLIREYGVPRRTLLEALSEYFRRPGVEYDERLPVPVELLERLDPEMLSLSRWFPVTMEGDTVVIAACDPQDPEVREQAERFFEGRDMEFRVALEEDIQWFIQDFLNARPGLIIGTERTGLAFWRNNMAQWRTRLACYRTDLATARTALAIFRWGLGLIGLSTALILLAEKIPLAASVHWAMMAGGVVLSALGLARYLKVRRSRMSPPEHQTLMEVTAATVQFAENYHVEGAAAPGEIKKTMLSRLQDFIPPYCTFIYPVPASRVRTQLARERNMLAAQRTVAACYRTVYARARTGLAFIRSGVAFFSVGMGLMKYFGYRPLSWLNLILAVSGLLMTVDGLMWYLPARKEQADITRGGQ from the coding sequence ATGATGACATCTGACAGAAGCCTCCGGACATACGGCCCTCTTTTGCGGAAGGGCGTTCTGACCGAAGGGGAGCTCGTGTGCGCCCTCGATTCGGCGATGGCCCGCGGCCTGGAGCCCGAAAGGGTCCTTATCCGCGAGTACGGCGTCCCGCGCCGCACGCTCCTCGAGGCCCTCTCGGAGTATTTTCGCCGTCCCGGCGTCGAGTACGACGAGCGCCTCCCCGTGCCGGTGGAGCTGCTTGAGAGGCTGGACCCGGAGATGCTCTCCCTGAGCCGGTGGTTCCCGGTCACCATGGAGGGAGACACGGTGGTCATCGCCGCGTGCGACCCGCAGGACCCCGAGGTCAGGGAACAGGCCGAGAGGTTCTTCGAGGGAAGGGACATGGAATTCAGGGTCGCCCTGGAGGAGGACATCCAGTGGTTCATACAGGATTTCCTGAACGCGCGGCCGGGCCTGATCATAGGCACCGAAAGAACAGGACTCGCCTTCTGGCGAAACAACATGGCCCAGTGGAGGACGAGGCTTGCCTGCTACCGCACCGACCTTGCGACGGCCAGGACGGCGCTGGCCATCTTCCGCTGGGGCCTCGGCCTCATCGGCCTTTCCACCGCCCTGATACTGCTGGCCGAGAAAATCCCCCTTGCGGCTTCCGTCCACTGGGCGATGATGGCCGGCGGCGTGGTGCTTTCGGCCCTGGGGCTCGCGCGGTATCTGAAGGTGCGCAGATCGAGGATGAGCCCGCCCGAGCATCAGACGCTGATGGAGGTAACGGCGGCCACCGTGCAGTTCGCCGAGAACTACCACGTCGAGGGGGCGGCCGCTCCCGGCGAGATAAAAAAGACCATGCTCTCCCGCCTGCAGGACTTCATACCCCCCTACTGCACGTTCATATATCCGGTCCCCGCCAGCAGGGTGCGAACACAGCTGGCGCGGGAGCGCAACATGCTGGCGGCCCAGAGGACGGTGGCGGCCTGCTACAGGACCGTCTACGCACGGGCGAGGACGGGCCTCGCCTTCATCCGCAGCGGCGTGGCGTTCTTTTCGGTCGGAATGGGCCTCATGAAGTATTTCGGGTACAGGCCCCTGTCCTGGCTCAACCTGATACTGGCCGTCTCGGGGCTTCTGATGACCGTGGACGGCCTGATGTGGTATCTTCCGGCGCGGAAGGAGCAGGCCGACATAACAAGGGGCGGCCAGTAG
- a CDS encoding DUF202 domain-containing protein — protein MSSEVYERLVRRGLLDRAGLHGIAREARTSGKRTGDVLIERGVPKYEVLLCLSHYYDLPFVEYEEDILVSFKVLELVDAERLKSALWFPVSVFEGKAEVIACNPRDPAVVEDIKRTLGVHDVQFTVALPEDLIRIIENNQDLNPDFPPSAGRTPLALVRTFLADRRTSLSRQRTALAKGRTGLSFLRTGIAFVTISIALYRFFGESYILLLALPLLTAGVAAVFDGFKWYFSARPIALQKLDYAQTGPTEGFTVLEVSNPGNAPEFARSRVVGGAEQLREDWADLSPVERRRFLANDRTEMAEERTALASMRTTMAKARTGLAFTRTGIAFAGLGIGLLRHFPASPWTVFDAALIAFGAIAAVESFHWYLPGRSAANEGLRAVRNALARESIWDFAFPRFYRSRDAYAGLGAVKACQSPSIWGTSGLALERTVLAERRNLMARLRTIMARSRTAMAFIRTGLSMSAVGIGLLIFFGVGSLPWTAFDAVLILTGLILVVNGLVWYFPAEKVKRQLPYCFGDLEMSIPDYGTSPRCWGKVVFSHDDI, from the coding sequence ATGTCATCTGAAGTGTATGAGCGTCTGGTCAGGCGCGGGCTTCTGGACCGCGCGGGCCTTCACGGCATTGCCAGGGAAGCGAGGACTTCGGGCAAGCGCACCGGGGATGTGCTGATTGAACGGGGCGTGCCCAAGTACGAGGTCCTCTTGTGCCTGAGCCACTATTATGACCTCCCGTTTGTGGAATATGAAGAGGACATCCTCGTTTCCTTCAAGGTACTGGAGCTCGTCGACGCCGAGAGGCTGAAGTCGGCGCTGTGGTTCCCGGTCTCGGTGTTCGAGGGCAAAGCCGAGGTCATCGCGTGCAACCCCCGGGACCCCGCCGTTGTTGAGGACATAAAGAGGACCCTGGGCGTGCACGATGTCCAGTTCACGGTGGCCTTGCCCGAGGACCTCATCAGGATAATCGAAAACAACCAGGACCTGAACCCGGACTTCCCGCCCTCGGCCGGCAGGACGCCGCTGGCCCTGGTCAGGACGTTTCTCGCCGACAGGCGCACCTCGCTGTCGAGGCAAAGGACGGCGCTTGCCAAGGGAAGGACGGGACTTTCGTTTCTGCGGACCGGCATCGCGTTCGTAACAATCTCCATCGCCCTTTACAGGTTCTTCGGGGAAAGCTACATATTGCTGCTGGCGCTTCCCCTGCTGACGGCGGGGGTCGCTGCAGTCTTTGACGGGTTCAAGTGGTATTTTTCCGCGCGGCCCATCGCCTTACAGAAGCTCGATTATGCGCAGACCGGACCCACCGAGGGGTTCACCGTGCTGGAGGTATCCAACCCCGGCAACGCGCCCGAGTTTGCCAGAAGCCGCGTCGTGGGGGGAGCGGAGCAGCTGCGCGAGGACTGGGCGGACCTGTCTCCGGTGGAGAGGAGGAGGTTTTTGGCAAACGACAGGACCGAGATGGCCGAGGAGAGGACCGCTCTTGCGTCCATGAGGACCACGATGGCAAAAGCCCGCACCGGGCTGGCTTTCACGCGCACGGGCATAGCCTTTGCGGGGCTCGGCATCGGGCTGCTGAGGCATTTCCCTGCAAGCCCCTGGACGGTCTTCGACGCCGCCCTGATAGCCTTCGGCGCCATAGCCGCCGTGGAGAGCTTTCACTGGTACCTGCCGGGGCGCAGTGCGGCAAACGAAGGGCTCAGGGCGGTGAGAAACGCCCTGGCCCGGGAGAGCATCTGGGACTTCGCCTTCCCGCGCTTTTACAGGTCACGGGACGCCTACGCCGGCTTGGGCGCGGTGAAGGCCTGCCAGTCGCCCTCCATATGGGGCACGTCGGGACTGGCCCTGGAACGCACCGTGCTCGCGGAACGGAGGAACCTGATGGCCCGGTTGAGGACGATCATGGCGAGGTCCAGGACTGCAATGGCGTTCATACGAACAGGCCTGAGCATGTCGGCCGTGGGCATTGGGCTGTTGATATTCTTCGGCGTGGGCAGCCTCCCCTGGACGGCCTTCGACGCCGTGCTGATACTGACGGGCCTCATCCTCGTGGTAAACGGCCTCGTCTGGTATTTCCCCGCCGAGAAGGTGAAGAGGCAGCTCCCATACTGTTTCGGAGACCTGGAGATGAGCATTCCGGACTACGGCACCTCTCCGCGGTGCTGGGGGAAGGTGGTTTTCAGCCATGATGACATCTGA
- a CDS encoding glycogen synthase gives MYIVMVAPECAPVAKVGGLADVVYGLSRELEMRGHSVEIILPKYNCMRYDQIYALQPVYNDLWVPCYDYWVHCTVFFGFVHGRKCFFIDAHSSRDFFNRGVFYGHHDDPERFAFFSRAALEFMFKAGKHPEVIHCHDWQTGLVPVLLFDVYKWLGMTHPRVCYTLHNLMHQGVTGPHVLHETGLHDMGYYMNETRVRDNFNPSAVNMMKGGVVYANFVTTVSPHYAWEILHTDQGFGLGHTLNVHAAKFGGVLNGIDYDVWNPETDPHIPQRYGIATLEGKYANKDALRDRLWLRKEFKPIVSYVGRLDHQKGVHLIRHAIFYALAHGCQFVLLGSSPDRGINDHFWHLKSYLNDNPDCHLEVGYNEELAHLVYAGSDMMVVPSLFEPCGLTQMIAMKYGTVPVVREVGGLSDTVFDADYARRPYHERNGYSFRDPNYQGLESALHRAIGMWYAYPRHFRELMENGMRYDFSWKHPGEHYLNIYEHIRDK, from the coding sequence ATGTACATCGTCATGGTCGCCCCGGAGTGCGCTCCGGTTGCCAAGGTCGGTGGGCTTGCCGACGTCGTCTACGGGCTGAGCAGGGAGCTGGAAATGAGGGGGCATTCCGTGGAGATCATCCTGCCCAAGTACAACTGCATGCGGTACGACCAGATTTACGCCCTGCAACCCGTCTACAACGACCTCTGGGTCCCCTGCTACGACTACTGGGTGCACTGCACCGTCTTCTTCGGTTTCGTCCACGGGAGGAAGTGCTTCTTCATAGACGCCCACTCAAGCCGGGACTTCTTCAACAGGGGGGTCTTCTACGGCCATCATGACGACCCGGAGAGGTTCGCCTTCTTCTCGCGGGCGGCCCTCGAGTTCATGTTCAAGGCGGGCAAGCACCCCGAGGTCATCCACTGCCACGACTGGCAGACCGGGCTGGTGCCCGTGCTGCTTTTTGACGTCTACAAATGGCTCGGCATGACCCATCCCCGCGTCTGCTACACGCTGCACAACCTCATGCACCAGGGGGTCACCGGCCCGCACGTCCTGCACGAGACGGGACTGCACGACATGGGGTATTACATGAACGAAACGCGCGTCAGGGACAACTTCAACCCCTCCGCCGTGAACATGATGAAGGGGGGCGTCGTCTATGCGAACTTCGTCACCACCGTCTCCCCCCACTATGCCTGGGAGATTCTTCATACCGACCAGGGCTTCGGCCTGGGGCACACCCTCAACGTCCACGCGGCCAAGTTCGGGGGGGTGCTGAACGGAATCGACTACGACGTCTGGAACCCCGAGACAGACCCCCACATCCCCCAGCGTTACGGTATCGCCACCCTGGAGGGCAAGTACGCCAACAAAGATGCCCTCCGAGACAGGCTCTGGCTGAGAAAGGAGTTCAAGCCTATCGTCTCCTACGTGGGGCGGCTGGACCATCAGAAGGGGGTGCACCTCATCCGGCACGCCATCTTTTACGCTCTGGCACACGGCTGCCAGTTCGTCCTTCTGGGCTCGAGCCCCGACAGGGGCATCAACGACCACTTCTGGCACCTGAAGAGCTACCTCAACGACAACCCCGACTGCCACCTGGAGGTCGGGTACAACGAAGAGCTGGCGCATCTCGTCTACGCCGGCTCCGACATGATGGTGGTCCCCAGCCTCTTCGAGCCCTGCGGCCTTACCCAGATGATTGCCATGAAGTACGGCACGGTGCCCGTCGTGCGCGAGGTGGGCGGGCTCAGCGACACGGTCTTTGACGCCGACTACGCCCGCAGGCCCTACCACGAGCGGAACGGCTACTCCTTCAGGGACCCCAATTACCAGGGCCTGGA